In a genomic window of Mycolicibacter heraklionensis:
- a CDS encoding MoaD/ThiS family protein → MTHQTGGTDDSVAVAVRYFAAARAAAGTESETVSVPPGAGVAALAQTLASRNERLAAVLGRCSYLRDGVAVRDHEAPLRPGETVDILPPFAGG, encoded by the coding sequence ATGACCCATCAGACCGGCGGCACTGATGACAGCGTCGCAGTGGCGGTCCGCTATTTCGCCGCGGCACGGGCGGCGGCGGGAACCGAATCAGAGACCGTCAGCGTGCCCCCCGGGGCGGGAGTGGCCGCCTTGGCGCAGACCCTCGCCAGCCGCAATGAGCGGCTGGCGGCGGTGCTGGGCCGATGCTCCTACCTTCGCGACGGTGTCGCGGTGCGCGACCACGAGGCGCCTTTGCGGCCCGGCGAAACGGTCGACATCCTGCCTCCGTTCGCCGGCGGTTAG
- the moaA gene encoding GTP 3',8-cyclase MoaA, producing the protein MTLRHAGLRTPPPHADAADADHREAARKAAFHEAVERAVAAQMPTSGPLVDTFGRVHTDLRISLTDRCNLRCTYCMPAEGLDWLPSQHLLSDDELIRLMRIGVTRLGITDIRFTGGEPLLARHLESVVAGAAALRPRPEIALTTNGLGLARRAGALVAAGLDRINVSLDTVDRAHFAEITRRDRLPDVLAGLDAAAKAGMRPIKVNAVLDPKITGDDIINLLRFCLLQGYHLRVIEMMPLDADHNWNRDAGLSVEQLLETVQAQFTLRPDPKPRGSAPAEVWLVDEGPDHPAGTFGIIASVSRPFCGDCDRTRLTADGQIRNCLFATAEYDLRALLRDGSDDAAIEQAWRAAMWTKKAGHGINDPDFIQPDRPMSAIGG; encoded by the coding sequence ATGACGTTGAGGCACGCGGGTCTGCGCACACCGCCACCGCACGCGGATGCCGCCGACGCGGACCACCGGGAGGCCGCCCGCAAGGCCGCCTTCCACGAAGCCGTGGAGCGCGCGGTCGCCGCGCAGATGCCGACCAGCGGGCCGCTGGTGGACACCTTCGGGCGGGTCCACACCGATCTGCGGATATCCCTGACCGACCGCTGCAACCTGCGCTGCACCTATTGCATGCCGGCAGAGGGACTGGACTGGCTTCCCAGCCAGCACCTGCTGAGCGACGACGAGCTGATCCGGCTGATGCGGATCGGCGTCACCCGGCTGGGCATCACCGACATCCGGTTCACCGGCGGTGAGCCGCTGCTGGCCCGCCATCTCGAAAGCGTGGTGGCCGGCGCCGCAGCCCTGCGCCCTCGCCCCGAGATCGCCTTGACCACCAACGGCCTGGGGCTGGCACGCCGGGCCGGCGCCCTGGTGGCGGCCGGGCTGGACCGCATCAACGTCTCGCTGGACACCGTCGACCGCGCCCACTTCGCCGAGATCACCCGGCGCGACCGACTACCCGACGTGCTCGCCGGCCTCGACGCGGCCGCTAAGGCCGGGATGCGGCCGATCAAGGTCAATGCCGTGCTCGATCCGAAGATCACCGGCGACGACATCATCAACCTGCTGCGCTTCTGCCTACTCCAGGGCTACCACCTGCGGGTGATCGAGATGATGCCGTTGGACGCCGACCACAACTGGAACCGCGACGCCGGGCTCAGCGTCGAACAACTGCTGGAGACGGTCCAGGCACAGTTCACCCTGCGGCCCGATCCGAAGCCGCGCGGCTCCGCGCCGGCCGAAGTGTGGCTGGTGGACGAGGGACCGGACCACCCGGCAGGCACGTTCGGGATCATCGCTTCGGTATCGCGGCCGTTCTGCGGAGACTGCGACCGGACTCGACTCACCGCCGACGGTCAGATCCGCAACTGTCTGTTCGCCACCGCGGAGTACGACCTGCGCGCCCTACTGCGAGACGGTTCCGATGACGCCGCCATCGAGCAGGCGTGGCGGGCCGCGATGTGGACCAAGAAGGCCGGCCATGGCATCAACGATCCGGATTTCATCCAGCCGGACCGTCCGATGAGCGCGATCGGCGGCTGA
- a CDS encoding cold-shock protein gives MPTGKVKWYDAAKGFGFLSQEEGEDVYVRASALPDGVEGLKAGQRVEFGVAAGRRGPQALTVKLIDPPPSLSRTRREAAPAVEHRHTPDELHGMVEDMITLLEGTVQPELRKGRYPDRKTARQISEVVKAVARELDA, from the coding sequence GTGCCGACCGGCAAGGTGAAGTGGTACGACGCCGCGAAGGGCTTCGGCTTCCTGTCCCAGGAAGAAGGTGAGGACGTCTACGTCCGCGCCTCGGCCCTGCCGGACGGTGTGGAGGGTCTCAAGGCAGGCCAGCGGGTCGAGTTCGGCGTCGCCGCCGGACGTCGCGGGCCGCAGGCGTTGACGGTGAAGTTGATCGACCCGCCGCCGAGCTTGTCGCGGACCCGCCGCGAGGCGGCGCCGGCTGTCGAACACCGGCACACTCCCGATGAGCTGCACGGCATGGTCGAGGACATGATCACGCTGCTGGAAGGCACTGTGCAGCCGGAGCTGCGCAAGGGGCGTTACCCGGACCGCAAGACCGCTCGGCAGATCTCCGAGGTGGTCAAGGCCGTGGCGCGCGAGCTCGACGCCTGA
- a CDS encoding FadR/GntR family transcriptional regulator, translating to MTLQPITRQSIPDEIFAQLAGQVLSGDRTPGDTLPSERTLSEALGVSRAAVREALGRLDRARLIQIRQGGSTVVRDFRAEAGFDVLPLLLVHGGDVDRATLASVIEARAIIGPQVAALAAARANDDARARLRAMVDELEAESEPVQRMWRALGFWELIVDTAESIAFRLLFNTLNQAYVPVLDALVNVMAAEVNDIEHYRSLAEAITAGDEDSARLAAAELLELGSAAFAALANQLEGLQ from the coding sequence ATGACCCTGCAGCCGATCACTCGTCAGTCGATACCCGACGAGATCTTCGCCCAGCTCGCCGGCCAGGTGCTCTCGGGTGACCGGACGCCCGGCGACACCCTGCCGAGCGAGCGAACCCTGTCCGAGGCCCTCGGGGTGTCGCGTGCCGCTGTCCGGGAGGCGCTGGGCCGGCTGGACCGTGCCCGCCTCATTCAGATCCGCCAGGGCGGGTCCACGGTGGTCCGCGACTTCCGTGCCGAGGCCGGGTTCGACGTGTTGCCGCTGCTGCTCGTGCACGGCGGCGACGTCGACCGCGCCACGTTGGCCAGCGTGATCGAGGCCCGCGCCATCATCGGGCCACAGGTGGCCGCACTGGCGGCGGCCCGCGCCAACGACGACGCCCGCGCTCGACTGCGCGCCATGGTGGACGAATTGGAAGCCGAATCAGAACCCGTGCAACGGATGTGGCGTGCCCTGGGGTTTTGGGAACTCATCGTGGACACTGCCGAGTCCATCGCGTTCCGGCTGCTGTTCAACACGCTGAACCAGGCATACGTGCCCGTCCTCGACGCGCTCGTCAACGTGATGGCTGCCGAGGTCAACGACATCGAGCACTATCGGTCGCTTGCCGAAGCCATCACCGCCGGGGATGAGGATTCCGCCCGGCTGGCCGCAGCGGAGCTGCTCGAACTGGGCAGCGCCGCCTTCGCCGCACTCGCCAACCAGTTGGAGGGTCTGCAATGA
- a CDS encoding sterol desaturase family protein, whose translation MSRKQQTLRGAFAEFIRHPSPWMLVTWVGALWAARLAVGGWSIGDAVIAVALVGFSPLGEWLIHTGILHWRPRTVAGVTIDSRLARDHRLHHRDPRDIPLIFIPWPSLIVIILGLTPLAPLAFRDIGKGLTFVLTIATFLVFYEWIHYLVHTDYKPRHAIYRAVWRNHRYHHFKNEKYWFTVTSSGTADRLLGTYPDPRTVESSRTVRNLHAPTPTG comes from the coding sequence ATGAGCCGTAAACAGCAGACGCTGCGTGGGGCGTTCGCCGAATTCATCCGACACCCCAGTCCCTGGATGCTCGTCACGTGGGTGGGCGCGCTGTGGGCGGCACGCTTGGCGGTGGGTGGCTGGTCAATCGGTGACGCAGTGATTGCGGTTGCGCTCGTGGGTTTTTCGCCCCTGGGCGAGTGGTTGATCCATACCGGCATCCTGCATTGGCGACCGCGCACCGTGGCGGGCGTCACGATCGACTCACGCCTGGCCCGTGATCATCGTCTCCATCACCGCGACCCGCGCGACATTCCGCTGATCTTCATTCCGTGGCCCAGCCTGATCGTGATCATCCTCGGCCTGACGCCCTTGGCGCCGCTCGCCTTCCGTGACATCGGAAAAGGGCTGACGTTCGTGCTCACCATCGCGACATTCCTGGTGTTCTACGAATGGATTCACTACCTCGTCCACACCGATTACAAACCCCGCCATGCGATCTACCGCGCAGTGTGGCGCAACCACCGGTACCACCACTTCAAGAACGAGAAGTACTGGTTCACCGTGACCAGCTCCGGTACCGCCGACCGACTCCTGGGTACCTACCCGGATCCACGCACGGTGGAATCGTCGCGGACGGTGCGAAACCTGCACGCCCCAACACCAACCGGTTGA
- a CDS encoding acyl-CoA dehydrogenase family protein, with amino-acid sequence MTQQMQVSEEQARAVAEESRESGWDKPSFAKGLFLGRFPLPLIHPFPRPSDDPDGQAARTEDFLGRLREFLETVDGTVIERDAQIPDEYLKGLAELGCFGLKIPAEYGGLGMSQVAYNRALMLVSSVHPSLGALLSAHQSIGVPEPLKLAGTDQQKQMFLPRCAAGAISAFLLTEPDVGSDPARLASTARPIEDGSAYELDGVKLWTTNGVVAQLLVVMARVPKGDGHRGGISAFVVEADTPGITVERRNKFMGLRGIENGVTRLHKVRVPAENLVGREGDGLKIALTTLNAGRLAIPAMATGSAKWSLKIAREWSRERVQWGRPVGEHEAVAKKIAFIAATTYALEAVLELSGQMADEGRNDIRIEAALAKLWSSEMGCVIADELLQIRGGRGYETAESLAARGERAVPVEQLVRDLRINRIFEGSSEIMRLLIAREAVDAHLSAAGDLANPKAGLGQKAKSAAGASGFYAKWLPQLVFGEGQRPMAYREFGRLATHLRFVERHSRKLARNTFYGMARWQAGLEKKQGFLGRVVDIGAELFAMAAVCVHAESQRVADGTEGQQAYQLADAFCEQSRLRVGALFAALWTNSDRTDTQLAHAVLQDGCVWLEDGILDPSEATGPWIAHWEPGPSAEPDLARRFLAASPAD; translated from the coding sequence ATGACGCAGCAGATGCAGGTCAGCGAGGAGCAAGCACGAGCCGTTGCCGAGGAGTCTCGCGAGAGCGGCTGGGACAAACCTTCTTTCGCCAAGGGGCTGTTCCTCGGGCGGTTTCCCTTGCCGCTTATCCACCCGTTTCCGCGGCCGTCCGATGACCCGGATGGTCAAGCCGCGCGCACCGAGGATTTTCTGGGCAGGCTGCGGGAGTTTCTGGAGACCGTCGACGGCACGGTTATCGAGCGTGACGCGCAAATCCCCGACGAGTACCTCAAAGGGCTGGCCGAGCTCGGCTGTTTCGGGCTGAAGATCCCGGCCGAGTATGGCGGGCTGGGCATGTCGCAGGTCGCCTATAACCGGGCCCTGATGCTGGTGTCGAGCGTGCATCCCAGCCTCGGGGCGCTGCTGAGCGCGCATCAGTCGATCGGGGTGCCCGAACCGCTCAAGCTGGCCGGCACCGACCAACAGAAGCAGATGTTCCTGCCGCGCTGCGCGGCCGGGGCGATCTCGGCATTTCTGTTGACCGAACCGGATGTGGGCTCAGATCCCGCTCGGCTGGCGTCGACCGCGAGACCGATCGAGGACGGTTCGGCCTACGAGCTGGACGGGGTGAAACTGTGGACCACCAACGGCGTGGTGGCGCAGCTGCTGGTGGTGATGGCGCGGGTGCCCAAAGGCGACGGACACCGGGGAGGGATCAGTGCCTTCGTCGTGGAAGCCGATACGCCCGGGATCACCGTCGAACGCCGAAACAAGTTCATGGGGCTGCGCGGCATCGAGAACGGCGTGACCCGGCTGCACAAGGTTCGGGTGCCCGCCGAGAACCTGGTAGGGCGCGAGGGCGACGGCCTGAAGATCGCGCTGACCACTCTCAACGCCGGTCGCTTGGCCATTCCGGCAATGGCGACCGGATCGGCGAAATGGTCATTGAAGATCGCCCGGGAATGGTCCCGGGAGCGGGTCCAGTGGGGCCGGCCGGTCGGCGAGCACGAGGCCGTCGCCAAGAAGATCGCGTTCATCGCCGCCACCACTTACGCGCTGGAAGCGGTCCTGGAGCTGTCCGGTCAGATGGCCGACGAGGGTCGCAACGACATCCGGATCGAAGCGGCGCTCGCCAAATTGTGGTCCAGCGAGATGGGGTGCGTCATCGCCGATGAGCTGTTGCAGATTCGCGGTGGCCGCGGCTACGAGACCGCCGAGTCGCTTGCCGCGCGCGGAGAGCGTGCGGTGCCGGTCGAGCAACTGGTTCGGGATCTGCGAATCAACCGGATCTTCGAAGGCTCCAGCGAGATCATGCGGCTGCTGATCGCGCGGGAGGCGGTGGATGCCCACTTGAGCGCTGCGGGAGACCTCGCCAATCCCAAGGCCGGGCTCGGTCAGAAGGCCAAGTCCGCCGCCGGGGCCAGCGGGTTCTACGCAAAGTGGTTGCCGCAACTGGTATTCGGGGAAGGTCAACGCCCCATGGCCTATCGCGAGTTCGGCAGGTTGGCAACGCATCTGCGGTTCGTCGAACGCCATTCACGCAAGCTGGCGCGCAACACGTTCTACGGGATGGCCCGGTGGCAGGCCGGCCTGGAGAAAAAGCAGGGGTTCCTGGGACGCGTGGTGGATATCGGGGCGGAGCTGTTCGCGATGGCCGCGGTGTGCGTGCACGCTGAATCGCAGCGAGTGGCCGACGGGACCGAAGGTCAGCAGGCCTACCAGCTGGCCGACGCGTTCTGCGAGCAGTCGCGGCTGCGGGTCGGGGCGTTGTTCGCCGCGTTGTGGACCAACAGCGACCGCACCGACACTCAGTTGGCCCACGCGGTGCTGCAGGACGGCTGCGTCTGGCTGGAGGACGGCATCCTCGATCCGTCCGAGGCCACCGGTCCATGGATTGCCCACTGGGAGCCCGGGCCGTCGGCCGAACCCGATCTGGCCCGGCGCTTCTTGGCCGCTTCTCCTGCCGACTGA
- a CDS encoding glutathione S-transferase family protein, whose product MASYLAGGDFTRDTNYISTRITADGRDGYPVEPGRYRLVVARACPWANRAIIVRRLLGLEKVISIGFCGPTHDQRSWTFDLDPGGVDPVLQIPRLQDAYFKRIPDYPKGITVPAMVDVPTGAVVTNDFAQMTLDFSTEWTAYHRDGAPQLYPEQLRDEIDEVARRIYTEINNGVYRCGFAGTQQAYDAAYDRLFTALDWVSERLADQRYLVGDSITEADVRLFTTLARFDPVYHGHFKCNRQKLSEMPVLWAYARDLFQTPGFGDTVDFVQIKQHYYIVHADINPSQIVPDGPDLTNWLSPHGREALGGKPFGDGTPPGPVPAGERVPAGHGAQS is encoded by the coding sequence ATGGCCAGCTACCTCGCCGGCGGCGATTTCACGCGCGACACCAACTACATCTCCACCCGGATCACCGCCGATGGCCGAGACGGTTATCCCGTCGAACCGGGCCGGTACCGGCTGGTCGTCGCGCGGGCCTGCCCGTGGGCCAATCGCGCCATCATCGTGCGGCGGCTGCTCGGGCTGGAAAAGGTTATCTCCATAGGCTTTTGCGGTCCCACCCACGATCAGCGCAGCTGGACCTTTGACCTGGACCCCGGTGGCGTCGACCCGGTGCTGCAGATCCCGCGGCTGCAAGACGCCTACTTCAAGCGCATTCCGGACTATCCCAAGGGCATCACCGTTCCGGCGATGGTCGATGTGCCCACCGGTGCGGTGGTCACCAACGACTTCGCCCAGATGACCCTGGACTTCTCCACCGAGTGGACGGCCTATCACCGCGACGGGGCTCCGCAGCTGTATCCCGAGCAGCTGCGCGACGAGATCGACGAGGTGGCCCGGCGCATCTACACCGAGATCAACAACGGGGTGTACCGGTGTGGCTTCGCCGGCACCCAGCAGGCCTACGACGCTGCCTACGACCGGTTGTTCACCGCGCTGGACTGGGTCAGCGAGCGCCTCGCCGATCAGCGATACCTGGTGGGGGACAGCATCACCGAGGCCGACGTCCGACTGTTCACCACCCTGGCCCGGTTCGACCCGGTCTATCACGGACATTTCAAATGCAACCGGCAGAAGCTGTCCGAGATGCCGGTGCTGTGGGCCTACGCTCGGGATCTGTTCCAGACACCCGGATTCGGTGACACGGTGGATTTCGTACAGATCAAACAGCACTACTACATCGTGCACGCCGACATCAATCCGTCCCAGATCGTTCCCGACGGCCCGGATCTGACGAATTGGCTTTCACCGCACGGACGAGAAGCGCTGGGCGGCAAGCCGTTCGGGGACGGCACCCCGCCGGGGCCGGTGCCGGCCGGCGAGCGGGTGCCGGCGGGCCATGGAGCTCAGTCCTAG
- a CDS encoding DUF2771 domain-containing protein, producing the protein MKRSTAALVAVLAVVTAAFAGFGTWWFSRTQEPTPPQISVYSNGHLTHAGPYLYCSVLDLDECLLTEARGTLAVDARHPVQLAVDNTIGQAPWRLLRLYDDPADSTGKIYPPGSTLAVTVPTVDPQRGQLRGLVVQLLTLVVDTSTGEQFAVPHAEWAVGMRWGRQVTAG; encoded by the coding sequence GTGAAACGCTCGACGGCCGCGCTGGTGGCGGTGCTGGCGGTGGTGACGGCGGCGTTCGCCGGATTCGGCACCTGGTGGTTCAGCCGAACCCAGGAGCCGACGCCGCCGCAGATCAGCGTGTACTCCAACGGCCACCTCACCCACGCCGGGCCGTACCTGTACTGCAGCGTGCTCGACCTCGACGAATGCCTGCTCACCGAAGCGCGCGGCACGCTGGCGGTCGACGCGCGTCATCCGGTGCAGCTGGCGGTGGACAACACCATTGGTCAAGCGCCGTGGCGACTACTGCGGCTTTACGACGACCCCGCCGATTCCACCGGCAAGATCTATCCGCCGGGCAGCACCCTGGCGGTCACCGTCCCCACCGTGGACCCGCAACGCGGTCAGCTGCGCGGGCTGGTAGTGCAGCTGCTCACCCTGGTCGTCGACACCAGCACCGGCGAGCAGTTCGCGGTACCGCACGCCGAGTGGGCGGTGGGCATGCGCTGGGGCCGTCAGGTGACTGCGGGCTGA
- a CDS encoding MFS transporter — translation MANYPSNNAGDQRQRKPMPSNNRYLPPLREHTDTPRRPEPPGGSGASDRVTVTRAAAARSREMGSRMYGLVQRAATADGADKSGLTALTWPVVANFAVDAAMAVALANTLFFAAAAGESKGRVALYLLVTIAPFAVVAPLIGPALDRLQHGRRAALAMSFSLRTALALVLIANYDGVAGTFGSWVLYPCALAMMALSKSFTVLRSAVTPRVMPPSIDLVRVNSRLTMFGLLGGTIVGGGVAAGAEYVFTRLLQLPGALLVLVAVSVAGAVLSMRIPRWVEVTTGEIPTTLSYRFNERRRSWPEQVRRAGDALSQPLRQPLGRNIIAALWGNCTIKAMVGFLFLYPAFVAKQHDAGGWVQLGILGLIGAAAGLGNFAGNFTAARLQLGRPAVLVVRCTMAVTAVALAAAVAGTLVMAAIAALVTSGASAISKASLDAALQDDLPEESRASAFGRTESTLQLAWVLGGALGVLVYTDLWVGFTAITALLIPGLAQTILSFHGDSLIPGLGGNRPVLIEQDGARLDPARQG, via the coding sequence ATGGCCAACTACCCCAGCAACAACGCGGGTGACCAGCGGCAGCGCAAGCCCATGCCCAGCAACAACCGGTACCTGCCCCCGCTACGCGAACACACCGACACGCCTCGCCGCCCCGAGCCTCCGGGCGGTTCGGGGGCCAGCGACCGTGTCACGGTCACCCGAGCCGCCGCGGCGCGCAGTCGCGAAATGGGCTCCCGGATGTACGGGCTGGTGCAACGGGCCGCCACCGCCGACGGCGCCGACAAATCCGGACTCACCGCATTGACCTGGCCGGTGGTGGCCAACTTCGCGGTGGACGCGGCGATGGCCGTGGCGCTGGCCAACACCTTGTTCTTCGCCGCGGCCGCCGGGGAGAGCAAGGGCCGAGTGGCGCTGTATCTGCTCGTGACCATCGCGCCGTTCGCGGTGGTCGCACCGCTGATCGGCCCGGCCCTGGACCGCCTCCAGCACGGCCGGCGCGCCGCGCTGGCCATGTCGTTCTCACTGCGCACCGCACTGGCCCTGGTGCTGATCGCCAATTACGACGGGGTCGCGGGCACCTTCGGCTCCTGGGTGCTCTACCCGTGCGCATTGGCGATGATGGCGCTGTCGAAGTCCTTCACGGTGTTGCGCAGCGCGGTGACGCCACGGGTCATGCCGCCGTCGATCGATCTGGTGCGGGTCAATTCCCGCCTGACGATGTTCGGCCTGCTCGGCGGAACGATCGTCGGCGGCGGGGTCGCCGCGGGGGCCGAGTACGTCTTCACCCGGCTGCTACAGCTGCCCGGGGCGTTGTTGGTGCTCGTCGCGGTCTCGGTGGCCGGCGCGGTCCTGTCGATGCGGATCCCGCGATGGGTGGAAGTGACCACCGGCGAGATCCCGACCACCCTGAGCTACCGCTTCAACGAACGGCGCCGCAGCTGGCCCGAGCAGGTTCGGCGGGCCGGCGACGCGCTGAGCCAACCTCTGCGGCAACCGCTGGGCCGCAACATCATCGCCGCACTGTGGGGCAATTGCACCATCAAGGCCATGGTCGGGTTCTTGTTCCTGTACCCGGCGTTCGTGGCCAAACAGCATGACGCGGGCGGATGGGTGCAGCTGGGCATTCTCGGGCTGATCGGGGCGGCCGCCGGGTTGGGCAATTTCGCCGGCAACTTCACGGCTGCCCGGCTGCAACTGGGCCGCCCTGCGGTGCTGGTGGTGCGCTGCACCATGGCGGTGACCGCCGTCGCGCTGGCGGCGGCGGTGGCCGGCACCCTGGTGATGGCGGCGATCGCCGCGCTGGTGACATCGGGGGCCAGTGCGATCTCGAAAGCATCGCTGGACGCCGCCCTGCAAGACGACCTTCCCGAGGAGTCGCGGGCGTCGGCGTTCGGCCGCACCGAGTCCACCCTGCAGCTGGCCTGGGTATTGGGAGGTGCGCTGGGGGTGCTGGTATACACCGACCTGTGGGTGGGCTTCACCGCGATCACCGCTCTGCTGATCCCGGGTCTGGCCCAGACCATCCTGTCGTTCCACGGCGACTCGTTGATTCCCGGCCTGGGGGGCAACCGGCCGGTGCTGATCGAGCAGGACGGCGCCCGCCTCGATCCGGCAAGACAGGGGTGA
- a CDS encoding DUF3027 domain-containing protein — protein sequence MTGPSAESATATIAVPTVLAAAVEQARSAVAEFSGAETVGEHLGVDYEDPTAATHRFGALLPGYQGWQWAVVVAAIPGATEPTVSEVVLVPGPTALLAPEWVPWDQRVRPGDLGPGDLLAPPADDPRLVPGYTSSGDPQLDEVAGEIGLGRRWLMSPVGRAEAAQRWHDGEYGPDSAMARSTKRVCRDCGFYLPLAGELGTVFGVCGNEMSADGHVVDNRYGCGAHSDTPAAAGTGSPAYEPYDDGVLEIVDVTAVPAAPPADEVSEPVDEPAEPVADEVTEAAVEATVETEAAPEPAVEPEPVATESDAAGETVADIPAEPGDPEAT from the coding sequence GTGACCGGACCCAGCGCAGAATCAGCCACTGCGACCATCGCCGTGCCCACGGTGCTGGCCGCAGCCGTCGAGCAGGCCCGCTCGGCCGTCGCCGAGTTCAGCGGTGCCGAGACTGTCGGCGAGCACCTGGGAGTCGACTACGAGGACCCGACCGCCGCCACTCACCGGTTCGGTGCGCTGCTGCCCGGCTATCAGGGCTGGCAGTGGGCTGTCGTCGTCGCTGCCATCCCGGGCGCCACGGAGCCCACGGTCAGCGAGGTCGTGCTGGTGCCCGGCCCCACGGCCCTGTTGGCTCCGGAGTGGGTGCCGTGGGATCAGCGGGTCCGGCCCGGCGACCTGGGGCCGGGGGACCTGCTGGCGCCACCTGCCGACGATCCGCGCCTGGTACCCGGGTACACCTCGAGCGGCGACCCGCAGCTTGACGAGGTAGCCGGTGAGATCGGCCTGGGACGACGCTGGCTGATGAGTCCGGTGGGCCGCGCCGAGGCGGCGCAGCGCTGGCATGACGGCGAGTACGGCCCGGATTCGGCGATGGCACGGTCCACCAAGCGGGTCTGCCGCGACTGCGGCTTCTATTTGCCGCTCGCCGGCGAACTGGGCACGGTATTCGGCGTCTGCGGCAACGAAATGTCTGCCGACGGGCACGTGGTCGACAACCGGTACGGCTGCGGCGCGCACAGTGACACTCCGGCGGCCGCTGGCACCGGTTCCCCGGCATACGAGCCCTACGACGACGGCGTGCTGGAGATCGTCGATGTGACGGCGGTTCCCGCAGCCCCACCGGCTGACGAGGTCAGCGAACCGGTTGACGAGCCGGCTGAGCCGGTGGCTGATGAGGTGACCGAGGCGGCCGTCGAAGCGACCGTGGAGACCGAGGCGGCGCCGGAACCCGCGGTGGAGCCCGAACCAGTAGCAACAGAGTCAGATGCCGCCGGTGAAACGGTCGCCGATATCCCCGCCGAGCCGGGGGACCCGGAGGCAACCTGA
- a CDS encoding hemerythrin domain-containing protein codes for MPTDAFDMAIVHKVFRSELHDFPALIRSVTAGDTARSAVVGSHIELIMAALHHHHAAEDELIWPKLHCRAPEFAEAVARMEQAHRAIAVADAKVKSALTSWARTADARLAAQLLEAVADLSARVDEHLADEERNIVPLINQHITAEEWQQCAARGSEFISRKNFRLGLVLGGLTFDVSSADEARRLLSHIPRLQRILIRVFARRTLMRYRAALEGSRTAAMSPEPSALQIIENFRTCELTTMSRDGSPQTWPICPLLLPDGRFLICTSIGLPQKAFNIRRNPKVSMLFSEPTGSGFDNPGAVLVQGDAIAEDRIIADLRENRDLRRLFEQVCARQPASAFMSSWLGRQLFPFYYVRLAIQVTPYRILHWPTRDFSQNPRRFDFEELSHVD; via the coding sequence ATGCCGACGGACGCGTTCGACATGGCAATCGTTCACAAGGTATTCCGCAGCGAGTTGCACGACTTTCCCGCCTTGATTCGCAGCGTCACGGCCGGCGACACCGCGCGATCTGCTGTCGTCGGCTCTCACATCGAGCTGATCATGGCCGCACTACACCACCACCATGCCGCTGAAGACGAGTTGATCTGGCCGAAACTGCACTGCCGAGCACCCGAATTCGCCGAAGCCGTCGCACGTATGGAACAAGCTCATCGCGCGATCGCGGTCGCTGACGCCAAGGTCAAGTCAGCTCTGACGTCCTGGGCACGCACCGCCGATGCCCGGCTCGCTGCGCAACTCCTCGAGGCCGTCGCGGATCTGTCAGCTCGGGTGGACGAGCACCTTGCCGATGAAGAGCGCAACATCGTCCCGCTCATCAACCAACACATCACCGCCGAGGAATGGCAGCAATGCGCCGCCCGCGGCTCCGAATTCATCTCGCGGAAGAACTTCCGACTCGGTCTTGTGTTGGGCGGCTTGACTTTCGACGTATCATCAGCGGATGAGGCCCGACGACTGCTGAGCCACATCCCGCGACTGCAACGCATCCTGATCCGGGTATTCGCGCGACGCACCCTGATGAGGTACCGCGCCGCTCTCGAGGGCTCACGAACTGCCGCGATGAGCCCGGAACCCTCTGCCCTCCAGATCATCGAGAACTTCCGCACTTGTGAGTTGACCACGATGTCTCGAGACGGCTCGCCACAGACCTGGCCGATCTGTCCGCTTTTGCTCCCCGATGGACGCTTCCTGATCTGTACCAGCATCGGCTTGCCCCAGAAGGCATTCAACATCCGTCGCAACCCGAAGGTGAGCATGCTGTTCTCCGAGCCCACCGGCTCAGGCTTCGATAATCCAGGCGCCGTCCTGGTCCAAGGCGACGCCATCGCCGAGGATCGCATCATCGCCGATCTCAGGGAGAATCGCGACTTGCGCCGGTTGTTCGAGCAGGTCTGCGCACGACAGCCGGCAAGTGCCTTCATGAGCAGTTGGCTCGGTCGGCAACTGTTTCCCTTCTACTACGTACGCCTCGCGATACAGGTGACGCCATACCGGATATTGCATTGGCCTACCAGAGATTTCAGCCAAAACCCGCGTCGATTCGACTTCGAAGAGCTCAGTCATGTGGACTGA